The sequence AAACTATTTCTAGTTGGGAAAATAACCGTAATCTACCCGATTTAGAAATGGTAGTTTTAATTGCTCAAACTTTTAACATTTCGTTGGATAATTTGATACTAGGTGATACTACGATGACTGACAAACTAGTAAAGGATGGTAGTGAAATGAAGAAAATTAAGTGGAATTTGTATTTCAGCATAACGATGATAATCACGGGTATTATTAGTTTCCTACTATTTACGTTGATTGGTAGTACTGTCGACAGTAATGGTTATTTGCAAGAACCGTTTTTCTTAGTAC comes from Companilactobacillus pabuli and encodes:
- a CDS encoding DUF3955 domain-containing protein: MSSWENNRNLPDLEMVVLIAQTFNISLDNLILGDTTMTDKLVKDGSEMKKIKWNLYFSITMIITGIISFLLFTLIGSTVDSNGYLQEPFFLVPIGYLFLLVGLIGGVTYLIRRFKRN